The Streptomyces rimosus genomic interval AGTTGATGCCCTGCGCCATCGCCTGGATCTCCTGGCGCAGGGCAGAAACGGCCCGCCCGAGTTCGCCCACAGATAGCTCGTCGGGCACGGCAACCTCCGGTCAGACGCCCTTGGCCAGCGACGCGGAGTTCTTCACATCGGAGAGCCTGGCGAGCAGGCCCTTGCCGAAGGCGAGCACGGCGCCGACTCCGCCCGCAGCGGCGGCGTACCACATCGAGGCATCCAGAGGAGTCGTCACAACGATGCCGCCGACGAATGACTGAAGGAACGTACTCAGCACCCGTTCCCCCAGGTCACGGGCGAAGGTCTTGCCGGTCTTGAAGACGGTCTCGGCGGACGGAAGAGATATCGGCTCGGTCATCGTGCGGGTCCGTTCTGTTGTAGTTGGGGAGGTAGGCGATCGCAGTTACTCGGCGAGGCGATCCGCGATCTTCTGAGCGACGGCCTCGGCGATCGCGGTGGCGAGGCCGGGGGCACTGGCCACCTTCTCGGCGAGCTTGGTCATCTGCTCGTCGGTCAGGTCGATGGGCTTGAGGTTGGTGACCTTGGCGTCGACCGCCTTGATGGCAGCGCTGGTGTCGCGGAGGTAGGCGTAGGCGTCGCGCGGCTCGTCGGTGCCTTTGTACGTCCACGGCGCTATCGCGCGCTCTCGGTGGATCTCGGCGAGCTGCTGAGCCTGCTGGGGGGTGAGGGACACGTCGTCCTCCTCGGGGTTGGGGGTGCCGGGCTTGCCGGCCAGGCGATTGGCGACCCGGGCGCGCATGGCTGGCATGGTGAAACCGCGCGGGTCGATCTTGTCCTTGGACCACTCCAAGTGGCCGATCACGCTCTTGGCACCCCAGCTGTGGGCCCGGCAGATGGCGGCCGATACGCGCTCGATCGCGTCGAGCTGGGCGGCGGGCCATGGGTCCGCGCCGTCGCCGCGGTTGATGCACTCGAAGCCGTAGAAGGCGTGGTTGCCGTCGGTGCCGTCGAGGTTGCCCCGGGTCGGGCGGGACGGTGCCGTGCCGTACGACTCGTCGGTGACCTGCCGCAACACGGCAGGGCAGCCGCCACCAGCGTGGTTGGCGCGGCCGTAACCGACGAGGTACACCGTGCCGTCTTTGGCGATGACACCGTGGCACAGTGGGCCCGGGAGGTTGCTGTAGCCGTCGCGGCAGAGCTGCACGGACGATGCGGTCCCGGAGGACACGGTGTGGTGGACGATGACACCGTGGACCGGGCCCCAGGCGCCCCGGCTGTTGCGGTTGTGGGTGCGCCAGGAGCCGAACTCAACGACACGGACGCCCTCGGCTCTGAGCGCCGCCAGGAACCGATCCGCGGACAGGGGCGGGGCCACGGTCAGCTCTCCTCGGGGGTGCGGTCGTCCCAGACGATGCGGGTGGCGCCGCCGTGGCCATGGACCGCCTCGGCGTCGTCGAGAGACCCCCAGAACACGGTCGACGGGCGGTCACCGCGCCAGCGGACGGACACGGAGCCGTCCGGCCATACGACTCCGTCAGCGATGGTGCCGGTACCAGAGATGCCGGTTACGTCCCGCTCACGTTGCAGAGTGAATAGGCGGGGGAGCGGGTCGGACATGTGGTCCTCCAGTCATGTGCAAGGCCCCGCACGAGCGGGGCCTTGGTGGGGTGGGTCAGGTGGCCGGGGGGCCGTCGGGGTCGGCCGGGCGGTCCGGCGGGGGCTGGGACGGCATGGTGGGGCCCGGCGGCGGGGTCGGCAGGAGCGGCCCCTCGGGCTGCGGGGTGTCCGGCGGACGCTCCTCGATCGGTGTGCTCACGGGCTGCTCCTCAGCTCTGGAGGGTGTAGGCGGAGATCAGTGAGGCGCGGAGGGTTCCGGTGCCGCTGACGCGCCGGCCGCGCACGCGGATGTCGACCTGCTGCATGTGCGCGTAGCCGGTCAGGTCGACGGGGCCGAAGGTGAACCAGTCCGCGGCGAACGCGACCGGGAAGCTGTTGGCGACGTTGTTGCCGACGATCAGGTCTACGACGCCGGTCGCGCCCGAGGTGTCCATGGCGGCCCGGATGACCACGACGAGCCTCGGCTGCTGCTTGTAGATGCGCCCGATCCACAGCTCCTGCGCGGCTGTGGATGACGTGCGGGGCCAGTAATCCCAGCCCCCCTGGTACGCCGGAGCCATCGGCACCGGCAGGTACGGGCGGGCCAGGCCGGACCCGGACACGGTGTCGTCGGCGATCACGGGGTTGTCCTGGCGGTCCCAGAATGCCCACGCCTGCGTCGCGTCGCCGATGCCCCCGAAGCAGGTAAACACGTCGGTTCCGTCCTCGCGGCGCATCCAGATCGCCTGCTGCGGGGTGCCGTCGGAGTGGTTGAACCGCTCGTCGCGGATCGCCCCGACGTCCACGACGCGGACGCCGGGCGGGGTGTCCATCGCGAGGCGGCCGCCGGCGGTGACGCGGACGCCACCGGCACCGACGGTCGCGGCCTCCAGGCGCCGCGCCGCGCGCAGTTCACGCACTTCGCGTTCCAGGGTTGCGATGCGGCGGGCGAGGGTGGTCGCGTCGGGCGGCAGCTGGCTGGCGGGGGTGGGCATCAGTCCTCCACGAGGATCGGGCGGATTCGGTCGGCGCCGGGGTCCAGCTCCCACGCCCAGGCGCGGGCCACGGTCTCGGCGCCGCGCGGGTGCCGCGGCGAGGACTCGACGGCGATGCGGACGGTGTCGCCCAGGCCCCAGTCCCGGCCGATGCGCGGCGCGACGGAGGCGACGGCCTCGACACTCCACACCTTGGCCCCGGTCTGCATCATCGCCAGGGCCTTCGACGCATGGGCGTTGAGCTGGACGGGGTCGGTGATGCCGG includes:
- a CDS encoding N-acetylmuramoyl-L-alanine amidase; this encodes MAPPLSADRFLAALRAEGVRVVEFGSWRTHNRNSRGAWGPVHGVIVHHTVSSGTASSVQLCRDGYSNLPGPLCHGVIAKDGTVYLVGYGRANHAGGGCPAVLRQVTDESYGTAPSRPTRGNLDGTDGNHAFYGFECINRGDGADPWPAAQLDAIERVSAAICRAHSWGAKSVIGHLEWSKDKIDPRGFTMPAMRARVANRLAGKPGTPNPEEDDVSLTPQQAQQLAEIHRERAIAPWTYKGTDEPRDAYAYLRDTSAAIKAVDAKVTNLKPIDLTDEQMTKLAEKVASAPGLATAIAEAVAQKIADRLAE